A single Vespula vulgaris chromosome 3, iyVesVulg1.1, whole genome shotgun sequence DNA region contains:
- the LOC127062710 gene encoding gephyrin codes for MAGITFGILIVSDSRSEGSQKDEAGPELKRLVSDINTGTGKILKGKVLWDKIIPDKEEVIMEYLVKWSDVQKLDVILTSGGTGFSDTDVTPEATKKVIEKEAPGIATAMLVSSLQVTPMAALSRAMCGIRGKTLIINLPGSPKALKECLAPIASVIPHAVDLISNKQADVERVHASHDLTKTNINDHSCDLPATTSLHLENIATRLRESPYPMLSVDKAKELINKNIELQGTEIVTIWNAHNRILANDVFSLCDLPPFRASIKDGYAVLAEDGKGRRRVLGALKAGSTATSVSLVPGACIRVNTGAPIPDDATAVVQVEDTKLILKNSDNTEEKEIEILTVPKEGQDIRPIGCDLQKGELVLRAPIKLGAAEVGLLAACGYKEVEVYKVPSVGVLSTGDELEEPGNDLKPGYVYDSNTITLISILRENGYDPKNLGIAKDDKASMVDAIKNALGKVDVLVTSGSVSMGDRDMLKPILEHYFNATIHFGRVNMKPGKPTTFATCTYNGKKKYFMCLPGNPVSATVTSILFVIPLLNEMHGDNSKPVIVRTKVDSTYQLDPRPEYARAILTWKDGADLPLAYNTGNQISSKLFSCKSANALLMLPGKTVAKTVLRPGEVVEAILLNPRTTM; via the exons atggcTGGAATTACGTTTGGTATCTTAATTG TTAGCGATAGTCGCTCAGAAGGTTCTCAAAAGGATGAAGCAGGTCCTGAATTAAAACGTCTAGTCTCCGACATAAATACCGGTACAGGAAAAATACTCAAAGGGAAAGTACTTTGGGATAAAATAATACCAGATAAGGAAGAAGTTATAATG gAATACTTGGTAAAATGGAGCGACGTACAAAAGTTAGATGTCATTTTGACATCCGGTGGTACTGGTTTTTCTGATACGGATGTTACACCAGAAGCAACAAAAAAGGTTATCGAGAAAGAAGCTCCTGGAATAGCCACCGCTATGCTTGTATCGAGCTTACAAGTGACGCCTATGGCTGCACTTTCTAG AGCCATGTGTGGAATTCGTGGAAAAACGTTAATCATTAATCTACCAGGATCACCAAAAGCTTTGAAAGAATGTTTAGCTCCTATCGCATCCGTAATACCGCACGCGGttgatttaatttcaaataaacagGCAGACGTAGAAAGAGTGCATGCGTCGCACGATCTTACAAAAACGAATATCAATGATCATAGTTGCGATTTACCTGCCACTACGTCG TTACACTTGGAAAATATTGCCACGCGTCTCAGGGAATCACCGTATCCCATGCTTTCCGTTGACAAagcaaaagaattaataaataaaaatatagaactCCAAGGAACAGAGATTGTAACAATTTGGAATGCTCATAATAGAATTTTAGCTAATGATGTATTTTCTCTTTGCGATTTACCACCGTTCCGAGCTTCTATTAAAGACGGTTATGCGGTTCTGGCAGAAGATGGAAAAGGCAGAAGACGAGTTTTAGGTGCTTTGAAAGCAGGAAGTACT GCGACGTCTGTGTCTTTGGTACCTGGCGCTTGTATACGAGTAAATACCGGCGCACCGATACCAGATG ATGCAACAGCTGTTGTTCAAGTGGAAGATACGAAGCTTATATTAAAGAACAGCGATAAtacggaagagaaagaaattgaaattttaaccGTACCGAAAGAAGGACAGGATATTAG aCCTATCGGTTGTGATTTACAAAAAGGAGAACTCGTACTTAGAGCGCCTATAAAGCTTGGAGCAGCAGAAGTAGGACTTTTAGCTGCTTGCGGTTATAAAGAAGTGGAAGTTTATAAAGTTCCTAGCGTAGGTGTACTATCAACGGGAGACGAATTGGAAGAACCAGGCAATGATTTAAAGCCAGGATATGTATATGACAGTAATACGATAACTTTAATATCCATATTACGAGAAAATGGATATGATCCAAAGAATTTAGGAATTGCGAAGGACGA CAAAGCTAGCATGGTGGATGCAATTAAAAATGCCTTGGGAAAAGTCGATGTACTCGTAACCTCCGGTTCAGTGTCGATGGGCGATCGAGATATGTTGAAACCTATACTAGAACATTATTTTAATGCAACAATACATTTTG GACGTGTAAACATGAAACCTGGTAAACCAACAACTTTCGCAACTTGTACGTataatggtaaaaaaaaatatttcatgtgTTTACCGGGTAATCCAGTTTCGGCAACAGTTActtcgattttatttgttataccTCTACTCAACGAAATGCATGGTGATAATTCGAAACCCGTCATCGTGAGAACGAAG GTGGATTCGACTTATCAATTGGATCCTCGTCCGGAATATGCAAGAGCGATCTTGACGTGGAAAGACGGGGCAGATCTTCCACTGGCTTATAATACTGGAAATCAAATAAGCAGTAAATTGTTCAGTTGTAAAAGTGCCAATGCGTTGTTGATGTTACCAGGGAAAACGGTTGCTAAGACGGTATTGCGTCCGGGTGAAGTCGTAGAAGCTATACTTCTTAATCCTAGAACTACGATGTAA